The sequence below is a genomic window from Candidatus Poribacteria bacterium.
GGGACGCCGACATCAAATACAAGCTTGCAAGTTGTGTCTTGATGACGCGTCCCTATTACCTCCTATTCGTTTGTAAAAATAAGTCTCATGCAGTGATTACTCTTGCCGTTTGATGTCCCCCCAAGTCGTTGTCAGCTTATTAATTGCAGAAACCGAGAGGGCTTTCTCAAGTCCATCTGTCATGATAGTATTCAGGTCGTCTTCACTGAGTGCAGTATTGAAGATAGCCACTTCGTCAAGAACCCCCGAAAAATCCCAACCAGGCCCCCCTTTCCAACGGGTTAACCAAATCGAACCACCGTCGTGTTGTGCGGTAAAATCTGGTTCTCCTACATCTAAATCCGCTGCAACCTCACCATCAACATAGAGGACGAGTGTCTTACCATCGTGTGTTAAAGCAACAAAACTCCACTCGTCCATCTCCCAAGTCCCGCCTCGAACAGCACTGTTGTCTATTCCGCCGTTGAAGATAAAACTACCATAAAAATCGGTCGGA
It includes:
- a CDS encoding LamG domain-containing protein, translated to MKVLITLVAMIVIFISGIWVQESISEIDPASLMGMWLFDQGKGDAVVDTSGNGNDGEIVDAERVDGKSGKGIEFDGTNHVVIPASKTVNDFLDGFTYLLWVKPLGNPSGPHVRLIERDWHNPNILIGPTDFYGSFIFNGGIDNSAVRGGTWEMDEWSFVALTHDGKTLVLYVDGEVAADLDVGEPDFTAQHDGGSIWLTRWKGGPGWDFSGVLDEVAIFNTALSEDDLNTIMTDGLEKALSVSAINKLTTTWGDIKRQE